A genomic window from Proteobacteria bacterium CG1_02_64_396 includes:
- a CDS encoding methionine adenosyltransferase, which yields MSQGNFLFTSESVTEGHPDKVADRISDSILDAILAQDPYGRVACETLVTTGLVVVAGEITTKANIDYPAIARQAVKEIGYNSSAMGFDWESCGVLVTIDKQSPDIAQGVNEGQGLDPDMGAGDQGLMFGYASNETETLMPAPIYYAHRLAERQARVRHDGTVPFFRPDAKTQVTFRYENHKPVAIDTIVVSTQHTPEATHAQVKEAVMEEVVKPVLGETGFLHADTEYYINPTGRFVIGGPVGDCGVTGRKIIVDTYGGFGHHGGGAFSGKDPTKVDRSACYMARYVAKNIVAAGLADRCEVQVAYAIGVAKPLSVMVNTFGTGKIDEARLAQIVREEFDLRPKGLIMALDLLRPIYRQTSSYGHFGRELADFTWEKTDRIASLRSRAGL from the coding sequence ATGAGCCAGGGTAACTTCCTCTTTACCTCCGAATCGGTTACCGAAGGCCACCCCGACAAGGTTGCCGACCGAATCTCCGATTCGATTCTGGACGCCATTCTTGCCCAAGATCCCTACGGGCGGGTCGCCTGCGAAACCCTGGTGACCACGGGTCTGGTGGTGGTGGCCGGTGAGATCACCACCAAGGCCAACATCGATTATCCCGCCATCGCCCGCCAGGCAGTGAAGGAGATCGGCTACAACTCTTCGGCCATGGGGTTCGATTGGGAGTCGTGCGGGGTGTTGGTCACGATCGATAAACAGTCGCCCGACATTGCCCAGGGGGTGAACGAGGGGCAGGGGCTCGATCCCGACATGGGGGCGGGCGACCAGGGGTTGATGTTCGGTTATGCCAGCAACGAGACCGAAACCCTGATGCCGGCGCCGATCTATTACGCCCACCGTCTAGCCGAGCGGCAGGCGCGGGTCCGTCACGATGGCACCGTCCCCTTCTTCCGTCCCGACGCCAAAACTCAGGTCACCTTCCGCTACGAAAACCACAAGCCGGTGGCGATCGACACCATCGTCGTCTCGACCCAGCACACCCCCGAGGCGACCCACGCCCAGGTCAAAGAGGCGGTGATGGAAGAGGTCGTCAAACCGGTGCTGGGCGAAACCGGCTTTTTGCACGCCGATACCGAGTACTACATCAACCCGACCGGGCGGTTTGTTATCGGCGGCCCCGTGGGCGACTGCGGCGTCACCGGTCGTAAGATCATCGTCGATACCTACGGCGGGTTCGGCCACCACGGCGGCGGCGCCTTCTCGGGCAAGGATCCCACCAAGGTCGACCGCTCGGCCTGCTACATGGCCCGTTATGTGGCCAAAAACATCGTCGCCGCCGGGCTGGCCGACCGCTGCGAGGTTCAGGTCGCCTACGCCATCGGGGTCGCCAAGCCGCTGTCGGTCATGGTCAACACCTTCGGCACCGGCAAGATCGACGAAGCCCGTCTTGCTCAGATCGTGCGCGAGGAGTTCGACCTGCGTCCCAAGGGGCTGATCATGGCGCTCGATCTGCTGCGCCCGATCTACAGGCAGACCTCCTCCTATGGACACTTCGGCCGCGAGCTGGCCGATTTCACCTGGGAAAAAACCGACCGGATCGCCTCGCTGCGCAGCCGGGCCGGACTCTGA
- a CDS encoding adenosylhomocysteinase, with the protein MSAAHQDFKVADLSLADWGRKEIRIAETEMPGLMAIRAKYAAEQPLKGARIAGSLHMTIQTAVLIETLVALGAQVRWASCNIFSTQDHAAAAIADQGIAVFAYKGETLEEYWDYTHRILAWGDGGTPNMILDDGGDATLLVVLGSKAENDPSVIANPTSEEEEFLFAAIKAKLAEDPTFYSRIKGNIQGVTEETTTGVHRLYQMAARGDLPFPAINVNDSVTKSKFDNLYGCRESLLDGIKRATDVMIAGKICVVLGYGDVGKGCAQAFRGMGATTWVTEIDPICALQAAMEGYRVVTMDEAAALGDIFVTTTGNYHVITHDHMAAMKDQAIVCNIGHFDNEIDVASLNKYEWENIKPQVDHIIFPDGKRIILLAEGRLVNLGCATGHPSFVMSNSFANQTLAQIELFTKGDQYSNQVYTLPKALDEEVARLHLAKVGAKLTVLTEEQAKYIDVPVEGPYKSDHYRY; encoded by the coding sequence ATGAGTGCTGCCCATCAAGACTTCAAGGTGGCGGACCTGTCGCTTGCCGATTGGGGCCGCAAAGAGATCCGCATCGCCGAGACCGAGATGCCCGGTCTGATGGCGATCCGGGCCAAGTACGCCGCCGAACAGCCCCTAAAAGGGGCCCGCATCGCCGGCTCCCTGCACATGACCATCCAGACCGCCGTGTTGATCGAGACCCTGGTGGCTCTGGGAGCGCAGGTGCGCTGGGCGTCGTGCAACATCTTCTCGACCCAGGATCACGCCGCCGCCGCCATTGCCGACCAGGGCATTGCGGTGTTTGCCTACAAGGGGGAGACCCTTGAGGAGTACTGGGACTACACCCACCGCATCCTGGCGTGGGGCGACGGCGGCACCCCCAACATGATTCTGGACGACGGCGGCGACGCCACCCTGCTGGTAGTGCTCGGATCCAAGGCCGAGAACGACCCCTCGGTGATCGCCAACCCCACCAGCGAGGAAGAGGAGTTCCTCTTCGCCGCCATCAAGGCCAAGCTGGCCGAAGATCCCACCTTCTATTCACGCATCAAGGGCAACATTCAGGGTGTGACCGAGGAGACCACCACCGGCGTCCATCGTCTGTATCAGATGGCGGCCCGGGGCGATCTCCCCTTCCCGGCGATCAACGTCAACGACTCGGTCACCAAATCGAAATTCGACAACCTCTACGGCTGCCGCGAATCGCTGCTGGATGGCATCAAGCGGGCCACCGACGTGATGATCGCCGGTAAAATTTGCGTGGTGCTCGGCTACGGCGACGTCGGCAAGGGGTGTGCCCAGGCCTTCCGCGGCATGGGGGCGACCACCTGGGTGACCGAGATCGATCCGATCTGCGCCCTGCAGGCGGCGATGGAGGGGTACCGGGTCGTGACCATGGATGAAGCCGCGGCGCTGGGCGACATCTTCGTCACCACCACCGGCAATTACCACGTCATCACCCACGACCACATGGCGGCGATGAAGGATCAGGCGATCGTCTGCAACATCGGCCACTTCGACAACGAGATCGACGTTGCCAGCCTGAATAAGTATGAGTGGGAGAACATCAAACCCCAGGTCGACCACATCATCTTCCCCGACGGCAAGCGGATCATCCTGCTGGCCGAGGGGCGTTTGGTGAACCTGGGCTGCGCCACCGGCCACCCCAGCTTCGTGATGTCGAACTCGTTTGCCAACCAAACCCTGGCCCAGATCGAGCTCTTCACCAAGGGCGACCAGTACAGCAACCAGGTCTACACCCTGCCCAAGGCGCTCGACGAAGAGGTCGCCCGCCTGCATTTGGCCAAGGTGGGGGCCAAGTTGACCGTCTTGACCGAGGAGCAGGCCAAGTACATCGACGTGCCGGTGGAGGGGCCCTACAAGAGCGATCATTACCGGTATTGA